Proteins encoded in a region of the Mycolicibacterium duvalii genome:
- a CDS encoding serine/threonine-protein kinase, with protein MQAPEVLAGRYELRGVIGRGGMAEVRDAWDIRLERPVAVKMLHPVVGTQPDTRRRFMTEARAAALLNHPHVVAVHDQGVDRGRDYIVLERLPGQSLADVLARHGPLPAEQVRAIVADVLSALGAAHARGVLHRDVKPANLLFTASGRVKITDFGVAKSADSPQTLTNRVFGTMAYLPADRIAGRPATPSDDLYALGVVAYEALTGRRAYPQDNLAALADAIYGGQVAPLSALRPDIDPALAATVERAMAPDPRWRFADAQQMRASLDTPIPRPRSTGGVLTAAALMTVLAFAALVVAV; from the coding sequence ATGCAGGCGCCGGAAGTCTTGGCCGGCCGCTATGAACTGCGCGGTGTCATCGGCCGCGGCGGCATGGCGGAGGTTCGTGACGCCTGGGATATCCGGCTGGAGCGGCCTGTGGCGGTCAAGATGCTGCATCCCGTCGTCGGCACCCAACCCGACACCCGCCGCCGCTTCATGACCGAGGCGCGTGCCGCTGCGTTGCTCAACCATCCGCACGTGGTCGCGGTCCACGACCAGGGCGTGGACCGCGGGCGCGACTACATCGTGCTGGAGCGACTTCCCGGGCAGAGCCTGGCCGACGTCCTTGCCCGCCACGGTCCACTGCCCGCGGAACAGGTCCGAGCCATCGTGGCCGACGTGTTGTCCGCGCTGGGCGCCGCGCACGCGCGCGGCGTGCTGCACCGCGATGTGAAGCCGGCCAACCTGCTGTTCACGGCGTCCGGCAGGGTGAAGATCACCGACTTCGGCGTCGCCAAGAGCGCCGACTCGCCGCAGACGCTGACCAATCGGGTCTTCGGAACCATGGCCTACCTCCCGGCCGACCGGATCGCCGGCAGGCCCGCCACCCCCAGCGACGATCTGTACGCGCTCGGGGTGGTGGCCTACGAGGCCCTGACGGGACGCCGGGCCTACCCGCAGGACAACCTGGCCGCACTGGCCGACGCGATCTACGGCGGCCAGGTGGCGCCGCTGAGCGCCCTGCGCCCCGATATCGATCCCGCGCTGGCGGCCACCGTCGAGCGGGCGATGGCGCCCGATCCGCGGTGGCGGTTCGCCGACGCACAGCAGATGCGGGCCAGCCTCGACACGCCTATTCCACGTCCGCGGAGCACCGGCGGAGTCCTCACCGCCGCGGCACTGATGACGGTGCTGGCGTTTGCCGCGCTCGTCGTCGCCGTATAG
- a CDS encoding oxygenase MpaB family protein translates to MTQDTSAACPADSDSGSDDAVVATGCPVTSGGYDDLPAALGPDSLTWKYFGQWTGLFQGPWAGSMQNMHPQLGAAVQQHSIFFLERIPRLLRSIYPIGGVVFDGDRAPQTGAEVRDYHIGIKGVDDQGRRYSALNPDVFYWAHATFFKSTLLAAERFHGGLTDDQRRQLFDEHVTWYRMYGMSMRPVPGSWEEFEQYWDHMCRNVLENTWAAREVLDLTTMPKHPSLEWVPDWAWRLNLLVMQRFLVFMTVGLYDEPVRELMGFTWSPRQEWIHRRVGNVLHLATTVLPKRWLMHPRKRSAMDRAVGRAPADSPLVQTPARNLPPAEYRGQPQFYCPNV, encoded by the coding sequence GTGACTCAAGATACGTCCGCAGCGTGCCCGGCCGACAGTGACTCGGGCAGCGATGACGCCGTGGTCGCGACCGGCTGCCCGGTGACGTCCGGCGGTTACGACGACCTGCCGGCAGCGCTCGGCCCCGACTCGCTGACGTGGAAGTACTTCGGTCAGTGGACCGGGCTGTTCCAAGGCCCGTGGGCGGGCTCGATGCAGAACATGCACCCGCAGTTGGGCGCGGCCGTGCAGCAGCACTCGATCTTCTTCCTGGAGCGCATCCCGCGGCTGCTGCGCTCGATCTATCCGATCGGCGGGGTGGTCTTCGACGGCGACCGGGCCCCGCAGACCGGCGCGGAGGTGCGGGATTACCACATCGGCATCAAGGGCGTCGACGACCAAGGGCGGCGCTACAGCGCGCTGAACCCCGACGTCTTCTACTGGGCGCACGCCACATTCTTCAAGTCCACGCTGCTGGCGGCGGAGCGGTTCCATGGCGGGCTGACCGACGACCAGCGCCGCCAGCTGTTCGACGAACACGTGACGTGGTACCGCATGTACGGCATGAGCATGCGGCCGGTGCCCGGGAGCTGGGAGGAATTCGAGCAGTACTGGGACCACATGTGCCGCAATGTTCTCGAGAACACCTGGGCGGCACGCGAAGTGCTGGACCTGACCACCATGCCCAAACATCCGTCGCTGGAGTGGGTGCCGGACTGGGCCTGGCGGTTGAACCTGCTGGTGATGCAGCGGTTCCTGGTCTTCATGACCGTCGGTCTGTACGACGAGCCGGTGCGTGAACTCATGGGCTTCACCTGGTCGCCGCGACAAGAGTGGATCCACCGGCGTGTCGGCAACGTCCTGCACCTGGCCACGACGGTGCTGCCGAAGCGGTGGCTGATGCACCCGCGCAAGCGCTCGGCGATGGATCGCGCCGTCGGCCGGGCACCCGCCGACTCGCCGCTGGTGCAGACGCCGGCACGTAACCTGCCGCCGGCCGAATACCGTGGTCAGCCGCAGTTCTACTGCCCGAACGTCTGA
- a CDS encoding LCP family protein → MSDGDKQDAAANRGRPLPGDGFDNDWLTRTSRPTPGAAPWERALEPLPSESAPEDSTGHVTVADLIAKIHGGSPPRTPRRHRAEPEPAPETAPELEAEPYPADELDTAVLPVVAPESEVPRLGGPTLPPHPGPARRPRRARRRTLLAGRTAAALVAILALILTGGAWQWQSAKNNLLNKVSALDPDSRDILDPNAQFGDENFLIVGTDTRLGENLDMGAGTTEDVAGARSDTVMLVNIPANRKRVVAVSFPRDLEIEPMLCEPWDPETREYGPIMDEESPMYGKDEVYTEYKLNSAFAVGGPKCLVKVIQKLSGLHVNRFMAVDFAGFSKMVDALGGVEVCSTTPIEDYELGTVLPRAGRQVVDGHTALNYVRARSVTTENNGDYGRIKRQQLFLASLLRSLISKETFFSLSKLNNVVNMFIGDSYVDNLTTKDLVDLGQSVQGVTAGRITFVTVPTVGYADEWGNEIPRTDDMRALFDAIINDDPLPEERLPDNTPVPGTPESLANGAAGEAADPSSAPSVINAVTTSPSDVTVQVSNSTAQSGLAASAADALQAYGFNVSNPDDYPGPLEQTTVFFSPGNEEAAATVAASFPDATLERVNGMADVVQVVLGSDFSSVSAPPPSGTSMQVQVIRGTRDGAATALPEDLTVTNAADTSCD, encoded by the coding sequence ATGAGCGACGGCGACAAGCAGGACGCCGCTGCCAATCGTGGCCGTCCCCTGCCCGGTGACGGGTTCGACAATGACTGGCTTACCCGAACCTCACGCCCGACGCCAGGCGCCGCGCCGTGGGAGCGCGCGCTCGAGCCTCTTCCGTCCGAATCCGCCCCCGAGGACAGCACCGGCCACGTCACCGTCGCCGACCTGATCGCCAAGATCCACGGCGGCTCGCCACCGAGGACACCGCGGCGCCACCGCGCCGAGCCCGAGCCCGCACCTGAAACCGCACCGGAACTCGAGGCCGAACCGTACCCGGCCGACGAACTCGACACCGCGGTCCTGCCCGTGGTGGCCCCGGAGTCCGAGGTGCCCCGCCTGGGCGGGCCCACGCTCCCGCCCCACCCCGGCCCGGCCCGCCGCCCGCGCCGCGCTCGGCGGCGCACCCTGCTGGCCGGCCGCACCGCCGCCGCCCTGGTGGCCATCCTGGCGCTGATCCTCACCGGGGGCGCCTGGCAGTGGCAGTCGGCCAAGAACAACCTGCTGAACAAGGTCTCGGCGCTCGATCCCGACTCCCGCGACATCCTCGACCCGAACGCGCAGTTCGGCGACGAGAACTTCCTGATCGTCGGCACCGACACCCGCCTCGGCGAGAACCTCGACATGGGTGCCGGGACCACCGAGGACGTGGCCGGCGCCCGGTCGGACACCGTCATGCTGGTCAACATCCCCGCCAACCGGAAGCGGGTGGTGGCGGTGTCGTTCCCCCGTGACCTCGAGATCGAGCCGATGCTCTGCGAGCCGTGGGACCCCGAGACGCGCGAGTACGGGCCGATCATGGACGAGGAATCGCCGATGTACGGCAAGGACGAGGTGTACACCGAGTACAAGCTGAACTCGGCCTTCGCCGTGGGCGGACCCAAGTGTCTGGTCAAGGTGATCCAGAAGCTGTCGGGTCTGCACGTCAACCGGTTCATGGCCGTCGACTTCGCCGGCTTCTCGAAGATGGTCGACGCGTTGGGCGGCGTCGAGGTGTGCAGCACGACACCGATCGAGGACTACGAGTTGGGCACCGTGCTTCCCCGCGCCGGACGCCAGGTCGTCGACGGCCACACCGCCCTGAACTATGTGCGGGCCCGCTCGGTCACCACCGAGAACAACGGCGATTACGGCCGGATCAAGCGGCAGCAGCTGTTCCTGGCGTCGCTGCTGCGCTCGCTGATCAGCAAGGAGACCTTCTTCTCGCTGTCCAAGCTCAACAACGTCGTGAACATGTTCATCGGGGACAGCTACGTCGACAACCTGACCACCAAGGATCTGGTGGACCTCGGCCAGTCGGTGCAGGGCGTGACCGCGGGACGCATCACCTTCGTCACCGTCCCCACCGTCGGCTACGCCGACGAGTGGGGCAACGAGATCCCGCGGACCGACGACATGCGCGCTCTGTTCGACGCGATCATCAATGACGACCCCCTGCCCGAGGAACGGCTGCCGGACAACACCCCGGTCCCGGGCACCCCGGAGTCCCTGGCCAACGGCGCCGCCGGGGAGGCCGCCGACCCGTCCTCGGCGCCGTCGGTCATCAATGCGGTGACCACCAGCCCGTCCGACGTGACGGTGCAGGTGTCGAACTCGACGGCACAGTCCGGCCTGGCCGCGAGCGCCGCCGACGCGCTGCAGGCCTACGGGTTCAACGTGAGCAACCCGGACGACTATCCGGGACCGCTGGAGCAGACGACGGTGTTCTTCTCGCCGGGCAACGAGGAAGCCGCCGCGACCGTGGCCGCGTCGTTCCCGGACGCGACCCTGGAACGGGTGAACGGCATGGCCGACGTCGTCCAGGTCGTGCTGGGGAGCGATTTCTCCTCGGTGTCGGCGCCACCGCCCAGCGGAACCTCGATGCAGGTACAGGTCATTCGCGGGACCAGGGACGGCGCCGCCACCGCGCTTCCCGAAGACCTCACCGTCACCAACGCCGCAGACACCAGCTGCGACTGA
- the dusB gene encoding tRNA dihydrouridine synthase DusB encodes MRIGPIALRSPVVLAPMAGVTNVAFRTLCRELELSRAGTVSGLYVCEMVTARALVERHPVTMHMTTFAPAESPRSLQLYTVDPANTYAAAKMIVDEDLADHIDMNFGCPVPKVTRRGGGAALPYKRRLFGHIVRAAVAATEGTNIPVTVKFRIGIDDDHHTHLDAGRIAQDEGAAAVALHARTAAQRYSGQADWDQIAALKAHVRDIPVLGNGDIFDARDALAMMAATGCDGVVIGRGCLGRPWLFAELSAAFSGAVPPTPPTLGEVAAIIRRHGELLAAHFGEDKGMRDIRKHVAWYLHGFPAGADLRRSLALVKTISELDDLLGQLDPDVPFPAAAHGPRGRQGSAASVTLPEGWLDDPDDCTVPAGADVMHSGG; translated from the coding sequence CTGCGGATCGGGCCGATCGCGCTGCGCAGCCCGGTCGTGCTGGCGCCGATGGCCGGGGTGACCAACGTCGCGTTCCGCACCCTGTGCCGCGAACTCGAGCTCAGCCGGGCCGGGACCGTCAGCGGGTTGTACGTGTGCGAGATGGTCACCGCCCGCGCCCTGGTCGAGCGGCACCCGGTGACCATGCACATGACCACCTTCGCGCCCGCCGAGTCGCCGCGATCGCTGCAGCTCTACACCGTCGACCCGGCCAACACCTACGCCGCGGCGAAGATGATCGTCGACGAGGACCTGGCCGACCACATCGACATGAACTTCGGCTGCCCGGTGCCCAAGGTGACCCGGCGCGGCGGCGGCGCCGCGCTGCCCTACAAGCGCCGGCTGTTCGGCCATATCGTGCGCGCCGCTGTTGCCGCTACGGAGGGCACCAACATTCCGGTCACCGTCAAGTTCCGCATCGGGATCGACGACGACCACCACACCCACCTCGACGCCGGACGCATCGCGCAGGACGAGGGCGCCGCGGCGGTGGCGCTGCACGCCCGCACCGCTGCGCAGCGCTACTCCGGGCAGGCCGACTGGGACCAGATCGCCGCGCTCAAGGCCCACGTCCGTGACATCCCGGTGCTCGGCAACGGTGATATCTTCGACGCCCGAGACGCGCTGGCCATGATGGCCGCGACCGGGTGCGACGGTGTGGTGATCGGCCGTGGCTGCCTGGGGCGGCCCTGGCTGTTCGCCGAGCTCTCGGCCGCCTTTTCCGGGGCGGTGCCGCCGACTCCACCCACGTTGGGCGAGGTCGCGGCGATCATCCGAAGGCACGGTGAGCTGCTGGCCGCCCACTTCGGAGAGGACAAAGGAATGCGGGACATCCGCAAGCACGTGGCCTGGTATCTGCACGGATTCCCCGCCGGAGCCGATCTGCGCCGGTCGCTGGCGCTGGTCAAGACCATTTCCGAGCTCGATGACCTGCTCGGTCAGCTCGACCCCGACGTGCCGTTTCCGGCTGCGGCGCACGGTCCGCGCGGTCGGCAGGGTTCGGCCGCATCGGTGACGCTGCCCGAGGGCTGGCTGGACGACCCCGATGACTGCACGGTTCCGGCCGGTGCCGACGTCATGCACTCCGGCGGCTAG
- the phoU gene encoding phosphate signaling complex protein PhoU, whose protein sequence is MRTAYHEQLDALTSLLGEMCGLAGVAMERATQALLQADLALAEQVITDHDQIVAMSVRAEESAFVLLALQAPVAGDLRAIVSSIQIVADIDRMGALALHVAKIARRRHPQHALPEEVNGYFAEMGRVAVDLGHSAQEVLRTRDPEKAARIREEDDAMDDLHRHLFSVLMDREWKHGVAAAVDVTLLGRFYERFADHAVEVARRVIFQVTGHTPEEAEISTPR, encoded by the coding sequence ATGCGTACCGCGTACCACGAGCAGTTGGATGCCCTGACCAGCCTTCTCGGTGAGATGTGCGGGTTGGCGGGCGTGGCGATGGAGCGTGCCACCCAGGCGCTGCTGCAAGCCGACCTGGCCTTGGCCGAGCAGGTGATCACCGATCACGACCAGATCGTCGCGATGAGTGTCCGCGCCGAGGAAAGCGCTTTCGTGCTACTGGCTCTGCAGGCTCCGGTGGCCGGTGATCTGCGCGCGATCGTCAGCTCGATCCAGATCGTCGCCGACATAGACCGGATGGGCGCGCTGGCACTGCATGTGGCCAAGATCGCCCGCCGCCGTCATCCCCAGCACGCACTGCCCGAAGAGGTCAACGGATACTTCGCCGAGATGGGCCGGGTGGCCGTTGACCTCGGGCACAGCGCCCAGGAGGTGTTGCGCACGCGGGACCCGGAGAAGGCCGCCCGGATCCGCGAAGAGGACGACGCGATGGACGACCTGCACCGCCACCTGTTCTCGGTGCTGATGGATCGCGAGTGGAAGCACGGGGTGGCCGCGGCGGTCGATGTGACGCTGCTGGGCCGGTTCTACGAGCGCTTCGCCGACCACGCCGTCGAGGTCGCCCGCCGGGTGATCTTCCAGGTCACGGGACACACGCCGGAAGAGGCGGAGATCTCCACGCCGCGCTGA
- a CDS encoding TetR/AcrR family transcriptional regulator, with product MRSGQRRGRWSGVPLSDRQALRRDELIAAGIAALGSREGPGLTVRAVCRAAGLTERYFYESFTDRDDYVAAVYDEVCTTAMATLRKSESPRDAVERFVSLMVDDPARGRVLLLAPEAEPVLARSGARWMPNFIDLLQRKLTRITDPTVQAMIATGLIGALTALFTAYLDGRLTATREQFIDHCVELLLSGATTS from the coding sequence GTGCGGTCAGGTCAACGACGAGGCAGATGGTCCGGGGTCCCGCTGTCGGATCGCCAGGCGCTGCGCCGTGACGAGTTGATCGCCGCCGGTATCGCCGCCCTCGGCAGCCGCGAGGGCCCCGGCCTGACGGTGCGGGCGGTGTGCCGCGCGGCCGGCCTGACCGAACGCTACTTCTACGAAAGCTTCACCGACAGAGACGATTACGTCGCCGCCGTCTACGATGAGGTGTGCACCACCGCGATGGCGACGCTGAGGAAATCGGAGAGCCCCCGCGACGCAGTCGAGCGATTCGTCTCCCTGATGGTCGACGACCCCGCGCGCGGCCGTGTGCTGCTCCTGGCCCCTGAGGCCGAGCCCGTCCTGGCGCGCTCGGGCGCCCGCTGGATGCCCAACTTCATCGATCTGCTGCAACGCAAGCTGACCCGGATCACCGATCCGACCGTCCAGGCCATGATTGCCACCGGGCTGATCGGGGCACTCACTGCATTGTTCACCGCATACCTCGACGGCAGGCTGACCGCGACTCGGGAGCAGTTCATCGACCACTGTGTTGAGCTTCTGCTCAGCGGCGCAACAACTTCATAA
- a CDS encoding acyl-ACP desaturase, giving the protein MSKDLTDLQLLTELEPVVEPLVNRHMQMKKDWNPHDFIPWSDGKNYYALGGQDWDPEQSKLSEVARVAMLTNLLTEDNLPSYHREIAMNFSMDGPWGFWVNRWTAEENRHGIALRDYLVVTRNIDPVELEMLRLEQMTRGFSPGQNQQGGIELFAESLFDSVIYVTFQELATRVSHRNTGKACEDPIADQLLQRVSADENLHMIFYRDVSEAGFEIAPNQAMKSLHKVLRNFKMPGYTIPDFRRRAVTIASGGVYDPRIHLDDIVMPVLKKWRIFEREDFNGESARMRDDLGALVDELQDAVDKFEIAKQRREARLAQMAEKKAAKAQLVGSSAS; this is encoded by the coding sequence GTGTCGAAAGACCTGACCGACCTGCAGCTGTTGACCGAGCTCGAGCCCGTCGTCGAGCCGCTGGTCAATCGCCATATGCAGATGAAGAAGGACTGGAACCCGCACGACTTCATCCCGTGGTCCGACGGCAAGAACTACTACGCCCTCGGCGGCCAGGACTGGGACCCCGAGCAGTCCAAGCTTTCCGAAGTCGCCCGGGTCGCGATGCTGACCAACCTCCTCACCGAGGACAACCTGCCGTCGTACCACCGCGAGATCGCGATGAACTTCAGCATGGACGGGCCGTGGGGCTTCTGGGTGAACCGGTGGACCGCCGAGGAGAACCGGCACGGCATCGCGCTGCGCGACTACCTGGTGGTCACCCGCAACATCGACCCGGTGGAGCTGGAGATGTTGCGCTTGGAGCAGATGACGCGCGGTTTCTCCCCTGGCCAGAACCAGCAAGGCGGCATTGAACTGTTCGCCGAGAGCCTGTTCGACTCCGTCATCTACGTGACGTTCCAGGAGCTTGCGACCCGCGTCTCGCACCGCAACACCGGCAAGGCGTGTGAGGACCCGATCGCTGATCAGCTGTTGCAGCGCGTCTCGGCCGACGAGAACCTGCACATGATCTTCTACCGCGACGTGTCCGAGGCCGGGTTCGAGATCGCGCCGAACCAGGCGATGAAGTCCCTGCACAAGGTGCTGCGCAACTTCAAGATGCCCGGTTACACCATCCCGGATTTCCGTCGTCGTGCGGTGACGATCGCCTCGGGCGGGGTCTACGACCCGCGGATCCACCTCGACGACATCGTGATGCCGGTGCTCAAGAAGTGGCGCATCTTCGAGCGTGAGGACTTCAACGGCGAGAGCGCACGGATGCGCGACGACCTCGGCGCGCTGGTCGACGAACTGCAGGACGCCGTCGACAAGTTCGAGATCGCCAAGCAGCGGCGCGAGGCACGGCTGGCTCAGATGGCCGAGAAGAAGGCGGCCAAGGCCCAGTTGGTGGGATCATCAGCGTCGTAA